The Phaeodactylum tricornutum CCAP 1055/1 chromosome 6, whole genome shotgun sequence region AGGATGGCAGACGAAGCGCAACGATTGACGGAGAGACCCCGTAAAGCACCCGGAAAAATAGTAACCCTAGGGGTAGAGAGGAGTTGGACTGCCGAAGGGTAATTGTCACGCACACGCACAGCCATACTTGTCAATTTGACAATGAACGAACCAACTAACCCACCAACCAACCCACCAACCCTAGCAGTATTAGTACCCTGTGCGGGATGACGACGCCAACGCACGAAAAGGACACACGAACGACCAAGGCAACGGAAGCATTccctctcactgtcaattcacATGAATAACAGTGacagtaacagtaacagtaatAATAACATtgacagtaacagtaaatctTGTCACATCTCCCGTGCCCCGTCTGGAACGAGACGAATCCAAACAACGAACTCCAATATTTCCATACGTAAATCTAtacaaaaaagaagacgaGACAGTCCCATTCGATTCCACACTCTCACGACTTCTCTACGCCTTGTTCGACTGCCGGAATGGGTCAACAACCCGGAGGAATTCTGCTCTTGCTCGTGTGGCTTTCCGTGTCCGTTCGTGGTAGCTTGGCCTTTCGACCGCCGACTCCCGTGCGTCCGTTTCCCACGCGGTGTAGCGTCGCGTCCAGtgacaacaacgacagtgCCGAGCGTTCCACAACCGCAGCCACGAGTACAGCGTCCGTGGTGAGTGACAAACGTCACCCAGACGACAACACAACgacatcgacgacgacgaggttCCTTCGGATGCCATGGAGCTGGGATTGGATGCGAAACAACTCGCATTGCTCGAAGAAGAGCAACAAAAGTTCCTAGCCACGTGCAAAGTACTCTGCGAACAACGAAACTTTCCCCTCGAAAAGGTCAAGAATGCCCGTGATCTTTCCTCCGTACAGAATTCTCCCGTACAGCGCAATCGGATCCTCCGTATGGGTCGCGTCTCCGACGCGTCTCAAGACGATATTCAGCTATTGTTCCATCAACTCAATATTACCACGCTCATTGATACCCGTTCACCGACCGAACTCAAAGACGATACTACGCTGCTCCGGGAACAAGTCTTTGGAAACTTCACCAACATGATGTGGCAGGAGCAAGGTCGTGGGAGAGATGGATGTGTCAAGGAACTCGAACCGGGTCAACAACCGGTGCGACCGCGATCTCTCAAGCGCTTTTGGGAAAAGGACCAAGGCGTTGCTGCGGCTACTACTGCCATCAGCGAGACCGAAATCTCCCCGTCGGTCTCCACCGAAATAATCGCTCAAGAGCATCTGGAAGCCGAGCTCGAAATCAGTGCCGAAGAGGACGTCTGTGGACTCGATTGCGACGAAGATGACCCCGAAACGATGCAAGAATCGACCGTCCTGCGGACCTACCAAGGCAACCGCAAAGAGCGTCATTTCGTTTCGCTCATGAACGAATTCAAGTACGTCAAGGGAACGGTCGGTAAATTGCGCAAGCGTGACCTGGCCAAGGCCGCCCTGCGATCACCCAGTGCCATTTTTTCGAAAAAAGCCCGGACAGCCGTCAAGAAGCCATTTCtggacgaaatcaacgaCGGAGGTTTGCCCATGCTGAACGAATTGCTGTTGCGCTTTGGCGCTCCCGGCATCAAGTACGTGCTGGAACTGTGCGCGGATCGCACCCGGCATCCAGTGGCATTTTACTGCACGGCCGGCAAGGATCGGACCGGTATGCTGACGGCTATCATTCTCGCCTTGTGTGGAACCAAAGCGGAGGATATTGTGGAAGACTATTCCTTGTCGGCAAATGTGTACGCGGAAATGAACGATCATCAGGCCATGGTAGGAGCATTGTCACAACGCAGCTTGGATCCCAAAACTTTCTTGGGAGCACCACCGCAAGTTATGCGGGATACGCTCTTGGCGATCGAAGAGAATTACGGATCGGTGGAAGGATA contains the following coding sequences:
- a CDS encoding predicted protein is translated as MGQQPGGILLLLVWLSVSVRGSLAFRPPTPVRPFPTRCSVASSDNNDSAERSTTAATSTARQHNDIDDDEVPSDAMELGLDAKQLALLEEEQQKFLATCKVLCEQRNFPLEKVKNARDLSSVQNSPVQRNRILRMGRVSDASQDDIQLLFHQLNITTLIDTRSPTELKDDTTLLREQVFGNFTNMMWQEQGRGRDGCVKELEPGQQPVRPRSLKRFWEKDQGVAAATTAISETEISPSVSTEIIAQEHLEAELEISAEEDVCGLDCDEDDPETMQESTVLRTYQGNRKERHFVSLMNEFKYVKGTVGKLRKRDLAKAALRSPSAIFSKKARTAVKKPFLDEINDGGLPMLNELLLRFGAPGIKYVLELCADRTRHPVAFYCTAGKDRTGMLTAIILALCGTKAEDIVEDYSLSANVYAEMNDHQAMVGALSQRSLDPKTFLGAPPQVMRDTLLAIEENYGSVEGYCTWIGFGPEKQQKLIQACTQPDDEE